The sequence below is a genomic window from Streptomyces sp. V1I1.
GGCCTTGACGACCCGGCGAAGAAGGAGATCGCCATGAAGCTCGTGTCCAGCGCGGAGAACTCATCGCTGGACTGGAAGGCGCAGTACAAGTACATCGAGGACATCGGCGACGGCCGCGGCTACACCGCCGGCATCATCGGCTTCTGTTCCGGCACCGGCGACATGCTGGATCTGGTCGAGCTCTACACCGAGCGCAAGCCCGGCAACGTACTCGCCAGGTACCTGCCCGCGCTGCGAAACGTCGACGGCAGCGACTCGCACTCGGGCCTCGACCCGAACTTCACCAAGGACTGGAAGAAGGCGGCCCAGGACGCGGAGTTCAAGAAGGCGCAGAACGACGAGCGCGACCGGGTCTACTTCAACCCGGCCGTCAAGCGCGGCAAGAGTGACGGCATAGGTGTCCTCGGCCAGTTCATCTACTACGACGCCATCGTGATGCACGGCGACGGTGGCGACTCGACCAGCTTCAGCAACATCCGCAAGAAGGCCCTCGCAAAGGCCAAGACGCCGGCGCAGGGCGGCGACGAGAAGACGTATCTCAATGCCTTCCTCGACGCCCGGGTCTGGGCGATGAAGCAAGAAGAGGCGCACGAGGACACCAGCCGGGTCGACACCGCCCAGCGGGTCTTCGTCAAGAAGAACAACTTCAACCTCAACACGCCGCTGGACTGGAAGGTCTACGGCGACAGCTTCCACATCGACTGAGCAGAGCCGGCACAGCCCACGGCCCCCAGGGCCGGGTGTTCCCGCAGCCGCGGACACCCGGCCCTCCGCCGTTGTTCAGATGCTGCGCATACCGCAGAAGACGGCGCCGATGCGCACGGATCAGTGGACCGCGACCGTCTCCGAGCCGGTCGCGGTAACCACCGAAGGCTCCGAACTCCGCTTCTTCCCCAGGTGGTTGAAGGCCAGGTTCAGGACGATCGCCACGATGCAGCCGGTGGAGATGCCCGAGTCGAGGACGACGAGCGCGTCCTTCGGGAAGGCGTGGTAGAACTCCGGCGCGGCGATCGGGATCAGCCCGATGCCGACGGCGGCCGCGACGATCAGCGCGTTCTCGCCCTTCTCCAGGGCGGCGGTGGCCAGCGTCTGGATGCCGCTGGCGGCGACCGAGCCGAAGAGCACGATGCCCGCGCCACCGAGAACCGGCAGCGGTACGAGTGCGATCACCGAGGCCGCGACCGGACACAGCCCCAACAGGATCAGGATGCCGCCGCCCGCGGCGACGACGAACCGGCTGCGCACCTTCGTCATCGCGACCAGGCCGATGTTCTGGGCGAAGGCGCTGCACATGAAGCCGTTGAAGAGCGGGCTGATCGCGCTGCCGAGGGTGTCGGCGCGCAGTCCGCCCTCGATGATCCGCCGGTCCGCGGGCCGGTCGACGATCCTGCCGAGAGCGAGCATGTCGGCGGTGGACTCGGTCATGCAGACCAGCATCACGATGCACATCGAGACGATCGCGGCGATCTCGAACTGCGGGGCGCCGAAGTGGAAAGGCGTCGGGAAGCCGACCACGTCGGCGTTCTTCATGGCGTCGAAGCTGGTCATCCCCATCGGGACGGCGATGACGGTGCCGACGACGAGACCGAGCAGGATCGCGATCTGCTGGAGGAAGCCGCGCAGCAGTTTGCGCAGGGCGAGCACGATCACAAGGGCGAGGGCCGCCATGCCGATGTTCTTCATCGAACCGTAGTCGGCGGCGGCGGAGTTGCCGCCCTGCGACCAGTTGAAGGCGACCGGCAACAGCGAGACACCGATCAGCGTGATGACGGTGCCGGTGACCACGGGCGGAAAGAAGCGGACGAGTTTCGAGAAGTACGGCGTGAGGACGAACCCCAGCACGCTGGCGACGATGATCGCGCCGAAGATGACGGTGATGCCGTCGGCACCGCGGTCCTTGCCAATGGCGATCATCGGGGTCACACCGGCGAAGGAGACTCCGTTGACGAACGGGAGCCGGGCGCCGACCTTCCAGAAGCCGAGGGTCTGCAGCAGGGTGGCTATGCCGGCCGTGAAGAGGCTCGCCCCCATCAGGAAGGCGGTCTCCTTGGCGCTCAGACCCACGGCGGGACCCACGATCATGGGCGGGGCCACCACGCCCGCGTACATCGCGGCCACATGCTGAAGGCCGCTGGTGAACATCTTGACTGGCGGAAGCGTCTCGTCGACCGGGTGCTTCCGGTCGGGTGCGGCGCCTGCATCGTTGTGAAACCTGGGCTGTTCGGCCACTGCGGTTCCTCCGGTCGGTTACACGTCGGCGGTGACGCGAGGGTCAGGGAGGTGGTGCGAACGCGAGGTGTGCAGGCCTTCCGGGGTGGTGAAGACACGAGTCACCGTCCCGGGGAGTGCGCACCGATTTGCGGTGCGCACCCCGCCGGGACCGGCTGCCATGGACCCCGCTCGGGTCCACGGCCGCCGGTCGAGGGCCGTCCCCCTCGACCGGACTTCCTTCGGGTCAGGCCTGCGCGGCGATGCGCGCGAGGCGCTGTGCCTCGTCCCGCGCGGAGCGGGCGATGGCGTCCTCGTCCACCGTGGTGAGGTGGCCCGCCTCGACGACGGTCTTGCCGTTGACGAGGGAGAGCGTGACGGGGGCGGCCGCGCCGAAGACGAGCGCGATCACCGGGTCGGCGATGGAGGAGTGGGCGAGCGTGTCCATCTTCCAGAGCACCAGGTCGGCGAGCTTGCCGGCCTCGATGGAGCCGATCTGGTCGGCGCGGCCGAGGACTTGGGCGCCGCCGTACGTACCGAGGCGCAGCGCCTGCCGTGCGTTCAGGGCGGCTTCGCGGTGTGCCCCGAGCCGGTTGATGAGGAGCGCGTTGCGCAGTTCGGTGTGCAGCTCGCCCGACTCGTTGGAGGCGGTGCCGTCGACGCCGAGGCCGACCGGGACGCCCGCCTTCAGCATGTCGGGGACCCGGGCGATACCGGCGGCGAGGCGGGCGTTGGACGACGGGCAGTGCGCGACGCCCGTGCCCGTACGGGCGAAGGCGGCGATGTCCGAGTCGTTCATGTGGACGCAGTGGGCCATCCACACGTCCTGGCCGAGCCAGCCGGTCGACTCGAAGTAGTCGGTCGGGCCCATCCCGAAGAGCTCCTTGCAGAACTCCTCCTCCTCGACGGTTTCCGAGCCGTGGGTGTGCAGCCGGACGCCCTTGCGGCGGGCCAGCTCGGCGCCCTGGCGCAGCAGTTCGGTGGAGACGGAGAAGGGTGAGCAGGGTGCGACGGCGATCTGCGTCATCGCGTCGAAGGAGGCGTCGTGGTGCTTGTCGATGGTCGCCTCGGTGGCGGCGAGCGCGCCTTCGAGGGACTCGACGGCGAAGTCCGGCGGCAGGCCGCCGTCCGACTTGCCGCGGTCCATGGAGCCGCGGGCGAGGGTGAACCGCACACCCATGTCCGAAGCCGCGCCGATGATCGCGCCGGACAGGTCGCCGGAGCCCTGCGGGTAGACGTAGTGGTGGTCCATCGCGGTGGTGACACCGCCGCGGGCCATCATCGCGAGGGAGCCCCGTGCCGCCGCGCGCACCATCGGCTCGTCGATGCGCGCCCACGTCGGGTAGAGCGCCACCAGCCAGTTGAAGAGGTTGTGGTCGGTGGCCAGACCCCGGGTGATCCACTGGTAGAAGTGGTGGTGGGTGTTGACCAGGCCGGGCGTGACGAGATGCCCGGTGCCGTCGATGCGGCGGGCCACGTTCTCCAGGTCTGCGGGAGCCTTGCCCCCTCCTACCGATTCGATCCGGTTGTCCGCGACGACGACGTAGCCGGAGGCGTACTCGGTGTCGTTCGCGTCCACGGTCGCGATGGCACAGTTTTCGATGACGATGCGCGAAGCCGCCATGGCGGGTCCTCGTTCTTCCCATTGATGGAACGGACCCGGGGGTCGAGCGGGGTGACGACCGGGTCCGCGGTGCTGTTGTTGCGCAGATGCCCCCGCTCTCCCCCTGGGACCTGACGCCGGCGCACGCGTCGGGGATACAGCAGGACTACTACAGGTTGGTCATGTCGACCGGGATCTGCGGTTCGACGCCGTCCCGCAGGATGGTGGCCTCGATCAGGCCGTAGGGGCGGTCCGCCGCGAAGTAGACAGCTCCGTCGGCGGTATCGTTCTTGAGGCCGAACGGCTCGAGGTCGACCAGGAAGTGGTGCTTGTTCGGCAGCGAGAAGCGGATCTCGTCGATCTCGCTGCGGCTGTTGATGATGCGCGAACCCATTTGGTACAGGGTCTGCTGGAGCGAGAGGGAGTACGTCTCCGCGAAGGCCTGGAGCATGTGCTTCTTCGCCTGCTCGTACGACTTCTCCCAGCTCGGCATCCGCTCCTCGTCGGACGACCAGCTGTAGCGCCACTTGGCGGACACCTCGGTCGCGAGGATGCGGTCGTACGCCTCCGGGAGCGTCGTGTACTTGTCCTTGACGTAGCCCCAGAACTCGGAGTTCGTCGAGTTCATCACCGTGAGGTCCTTCAGACCGGAGATGACCTGCCACTTCTCACCGTCGAAGGTGATCTGGGTGACGCGGGTCTCCTGGCCCTTGCGGACGAAGGAGTGCTTGACCTCGTCGGCTCCGATGAACTTGGAGTTGTTGTCCGAGGTCTCGATGCGCTCCCAGGCGTACTCCTCGATGCGGATGCGCGCCTGATGGATCGGCTCCTGGCTGGTCACGAAGTGACGGGCCAGGTGGATGCCGAACTGCTCGGCGGACTCGATGCCGTACTCCTTGGCGAACGCGTACACCGTGTTCTTGGTGGTGTCGGTCGGCAGGACGTTGGCGTTGGAGCCGGAGTAGTGGACGTCGTCCATGTCACCGGAGAGGGCGACCGAGACGTTCAGGTCCTTGATGTGGTGGGTGTCGCCGTCCCGCGTGATCTTGACGACGCGGTTCTCTGCTTTGCCGTACTGGTTCTGGCCGAGAATCGTGGGCATGTCTGCTAGCTCCCTCGGTAAACGGAGTAGCCGAACGGGTTGAGCAGCAGCGGTACGTGGTAGTGCTCGCCCGGCCTGACGGCGAAAGTGATCGCCACCTCCGGGAAGAACGCACCGCTGTCCCTTACGCGGGGGGCGTCCTGCTGCGCCTCGGCTTGCTTGGTGGGCTGGTTGGCGAAGTACGCCTCGGTCTCGAAGTCGAGACGTACGTGGGTCGTTGTCTCCGGCAGCGCCGGCAGGTCCTTGCAGCGCCCGTCCGCGTCGGTCTTCGATCCGCCGAGCGCCACCCACTCCGCGTCGAGGCCGCTGCGGGCCGCGAGGGAGATGGCGACGCCCTCGGCGGCGCGTCCGACGCTGGTGTCCAGGATGTGCGTGGACACCGATGCGGTGGTCTCGGTGCTCAAGACGTCACTCTCCTTCTGCTACGAGGCGGGTCAGCCGGATGCGGTTGATCTTGCCCAGCTCGGTGCGGACGATTTCCCGCTCCTGCTCGGGCGAGTTACTCATCCGCTCGCGGACCGCGTCACGCATCTGCTCACCGGTGCGGCCGGTGGCGCAGATAAGAAAGACATGTCCGAACCTCTCCTGGTAGGCGAGGTTCAGTTCGAGCATTTCAGCCTTGAGCGCCTCAGCGGCCCCGGCCATCCCGCTCTGTTCGCGGGATGAGGTGGGGTCCCCGGGCTTCGGCCGGCCGATCGGCGGGTGCCCCGCCATCGCCTCGGCCAGGTCCTCGGCACTCAGCTCGGCCATGGCGGCGTCGCTTGCGTCGAAGAGGGCCTCCACGGTGGCGTACGGGCGCTGGGCGAGTAGCTTGCTCCCCCACGCCGAACTGGCGCACACCTCGTGCAGGGCGGCCAGGGCCGCGCTGTCCTGTGAGGTGTTGAACCGGGCGAGACCCGGCAGCGGACTCGAAGTCACGGGAGCCTCCGTGGCTGTTTTTCGCTGTGCATGGAAGGGCTGCGGACAGCTAACGCCCTCGGGCAACATAACGTCAACACTTTGTTGAAAACTCGGCGACACGGAAGCCGCCGTCCGGACATCCGGACGGCGGCTCACGACTGCGGGCTCTCAGCCGTTCTTCGCGGCGTTTTCCCTGTTCAGGTAGTTGTAGACGGTGAAGCGGCTGACGCCCAGGGCGCCCGCCACCGTCTCCACTCCGTGCCGTACGGAGAAGGCGCCGCGCGCCTCCAGTGTCCGTACGACCAGCTGCTTCGTCTTCCGGTCCAGCTCGGACAGCGGCATCCCGTGCCGGCGCTCCATGGCGGCCAGGATGTGGTCGAGGGAGTCCGACAGCTGCGGCAGCCGCACGGCGAGCACGTCCTCGCCCTCCCAAGCGAGCACCACATCGTCGGGACTGGCCTGCTCGGGGCTCAATATCTCGGCGCCCATCGCATCGACGAGCGGCTTCACGGCGCTGAAGAGGGGGTGATCTCCCGGCTGGGTCACTTCTCCCCCTCCCCGATCACATTGATCTGCAACGAGACACGAGTGGCGCCGGCCTCCAGAGCCCGGCGCAGCAGCGCGTCGACCGCGCTCAGCACCACGTCGGCGCCGCCCTCCGCCGTATTGCCGAACGGGCCGACATCCACGGCGTCCAGCTCGGCCGCCTGGATGACCTCGCGGGCGACCACCGCATGGGCCGGCGCTTCATCGAGGTCGAAGGGTTCGGTGGTGAACTCCACCCGCAATCGCTCCATGCGCCCACGTTAGCGGTGCCCTTCCACGCCGTCGGCGCCGTCCCGGACCGGGAAGGCGCCGGCCCGACCGGGACACGTCGCCGTCCGACCGGGAAAAGGCGCAGCTGTGCGCGACGGACCCGCTATGTCCCCGCGTAGAGCAGGTGACGGAAGCCGCGCCGGCCCTCATCTCCGGCTCGGCGGCACTGGGAGGGGTCTGCATGATGACTGGGCGCAAGATGACCGGGCGCAAGCGCAGGGGTGTCAAGGCAACAGCGGTCGCGACGGCGGCCATGGCGGCGCTGACCGCCTCACGGGCGTCGGGGTCGGCGGCACACGCCTCGGCCCCGGCTCAGCGTCCGACGCCCCCGCCGGGGCAGAGCGTGACCGGCGACACCCCGTACCGCACCGAGCTTCCGCCGCTGCGGGCCCGCGAGAGGGGACGGGACACGGACGACGGCTCCGCCGCACTGGTCGGCGGCGCTCTGCCTGCCACGGTCCTGGCCGCATACCGGCAGGCCGAGTCGGACCTCGCGGGCAGCGCGCCCGGCTGCCGTCTGCGCTGGCAGCTGCTGGCCGCGATCGGCCAGGTGGAGTCCGGGCAGGCGCGTGGCGGCCGGGTGACCGCGGACGGCACGACCGTCGCACCGATTCTCGGCCCGCGGCTGGACGGCAACGGGTTCGCCCTCATCAGGGACACCGACGGCGGGGTGCACGACGGGGACACGGCGTACGACCGCGCCGTCGGTCCGATGCAGTTCATCCCCTCCACGTGGGCCACCTGGGGCTCCGACGGCAACGGCGACGGACGTAGCGATCCGGGCAACGTCTACGACGCGGCCCTCTCGGCCGGCCGCTACCTGTGCGCGGGCGGGCGGGATCTCTCCGACCCGCACGACCTGGACCTCGCGATCCTCGGCTACAACCACTCCGCCGAGTATCTGCGCACGGTCAAGGCATGGTTCGGGTACTTCCTCGAAGGGCACCGGATGGTGCCGGACCTCGGCGGATCCGCCACCCGCCCGGCCCCGGAGCCGTCCCGTCCGGCTCGGCCGCGGCCGTCGGCCTCCACGGCTCCCGCACGCCCGGCCGCCCCGCATGACGCCTCCCCCGGGCCGTCCTCGCCCACGCCCTCACCCTCACCGTCGAAGACCGCGCCGGGCGGTGGCCCCAAGCCCGCGGAGCCCGTGATTCCCGTCCCCACAAGCGGTGTCGAGCTGCCCGGCGACAGTGTCCTGCCCGGCGCAGGTTCGCTGGCCGGCAACGGACAGGTTGGCTGACCAGCAACGGTAAGGACTCGATGAGCGCCACCCCCTCCCCAACTCCGGATACCCGGCGGTAATGTCGCCATCCGCCGGACAGCACCGAACCGGCGGTGAGCGCAAAGGGGCCCTCATGGCGACGGACATGCCTGCGTACTCGGGCGGGCCGGCGGACACGGCTGCCCACGAGCGGTGGCAGCGCGCGTGGAGCCACCGCGAGCAGCTGCTCAAGGTGGCCCGCCGCCGCTCCATGAGCATGGAGGACGCCGAGGACGCGGTACACGAGGCCATGCTGCGCGCTGCCGAGAACCCGCATCTGGACGACGAGCGGCTCGGCGCGTGGCTGACGACAGTGACCATGCGGCTGTGCGTCGACCGTTACCGGCAGGTCAACCGCGAGGCCGAGGTGCGCGGCAGCGCGACTCTCGTACCGACGGGCCCGGTGCCCGTCGACGAGGCGGTCTGTGACCGGGCCGAGGCCAAGTGGCTTGCCGTGCGCACCGACGAACTGCCCGCCCGGCAGGCGCAGGCGATCCGGCTGAAGTCCGAGGACCTCGATGTCGGCCAGGTCGCCCACGAGATGGGGCTGAGCTACCGGACGGTCGAGTCGCTGCTGGCGCGAGCCCGGCGGACGCTGCGCAATACGCTGGCCGGCACGCTGGCGCTGGCCCTGTGGCTGTGCGGTCGAAACCGGCCCCGGACGGGCGTGAACGCGCAGGCGGTGGCAGTGGCCTCGACGGCGGCGACGCTGGTCGTCGCCGGGTTCATCCTGCCGTACGCCCACGACTGGGACGGGCCTGGTGCCGGGCCCGCCCCGTCGAAGGCCTCGGACGTGCGGACACCGGACCACGGCCGAGCGGAGCCGTCGGCCGCCGGCACCCCCGCAGAGGCGGCGTCGGGGACCACCACGAGCGGGACGGACGCGCCCGGAGGCACACTGCCCGCGCTGCCGTCCCTGCCGGAGGTCACCTTGCCACCGCTGCCGCCGCTCTCCACCCCGGACGTCCCTGAAGTGCCGAACGTCCCCGACATACCTGACGTGCCCGAAGTGCCGGATGTGCTCGAAGCGCCGGACGTGCCCCTTATGACGGTCGCGCCCGAGGTGACCGTGCCCTCCGTGCCGGAGGTGCCCGTGACCACGCCGTCGGCCTCGGTGCCCCTGGCCACGCCGTCCGCCCCGGTGTCCCTGCCGCGCCCGTAGCTGCCCGCGGCCACCTGGCACGCCGAAGTTCACTCCTGATTTCGCGCCCGTAAAAAATTTCGTGCTTCGGCGCGACGGACGGGCCGCCCTTCCCCGTAGAGCAGATGTCGGAGCTGCTCCACTGCTGAAGGGTGAACCGGATGGGTGTCGAGATCTGTGTGGAAGGGCTGACCAAGTCCTTCGGCCACCAGGTCATCTGGCAGGACGTTTCGCTGACGCTGCCCGCCGGCGAGGTTTCGGTCATGCTCGGCCCTTCGGGCACGGGCAAGTCCGTATTCCTTAAGACGCTGGTCGGCCTGCTGAAGCCGGAGGCGGGCGCGATCCGGATCGCGGGCACGGACATCACCAAGCTGCGTGAACACGACCTGTACGAGGTGCGGAAGCAGTTCGGCGTGCTGTTCCAGGACGGCGCGCTGTTCGGGTCGATGAACCTCTACGACAACATCGCCTTCCCGCTGCGTGAACACACCCGCAAGACGGAGAGCGCGATCCGGCAGATCGTCCTGGAAAAGATGGACATGGTCGGACTGATCGGCGCCGAGGAGAAGCTGCCCGGCGAGATATCCGGCGGCATGCGCAAACGGGCCGGGCTGGCGCGGGCCCTGGTGCTCGATCCGGAGATCATCCTCTTCGACGAGCCGGACTCGGGTCTCGACCCGGTTCGCGTGGCGTATCTCAATCAGCTGATCGTCGATCTCAACGCGCAGATCGACGCGACCTTCCTGATCGTCACGCACGACATCGCATCGGCCCGGCAGGTCCCGGACAACATCGGACTGCTCTTCCGTCGCGAGCTGGTGATGTTCGGCCCCCGGGAACAGCTGCTTACCAGCGACCAGCCGGTCGTGCGGCAGTTCCTGAACGGCCGGATGCAGGGGCCGATCGGCATGGCGGAGGAGAAGGACGCCGCCCAGGTCGAGCAGGAGCTGGCGCGGCTCGGCGACAGGGACCTGCGCGCTCCCAAGGGCGCCGACGAGATGACGCCCCGCCTGCTGCCGAGCCCCGGGATCACCCGGCCGCCCCGCTGGGAGGCGATCGCCCGCCGTGAGGCGGCGCTGCACAAGGTGGAGGTGGCGGACGCATGAGCCTTTCCCCCACAGGCGCCCTGCGACATTCCGGCAGCCTGTTCGCGATGGCCCTGGACGTCGTACGGACCTTCCCCAGGCGTCCGTTCCAAGTGCGGGAGTTCATCCAGCAGGCCTGGTTCATCGCGAGCGTCACCATCCTGCCCACCGCTCTGGTCTCCATCCCCTTCGGGGCGGTCATCGCCCTGCAGATCGGCAGTCTGACCCGCCAGCTCGGCGCCCAGTCGTTCTCCGGCGCGGCCTCGGTGCTGGCGGTGCTGCGGGAGGCCTCGCCGATCGTCACCGCGCTGCTGATCGCGGGAGCGGGCGGCACCGCGATCTGCGCGGACCTCGGGGCGCGCAAGATCCGTGAGGAGATCGACGCGATGCAAGTGCTGGGCATCGACCCGATCCACCGCCTGGTCGTGCCGCGGGTGCTGGCCTCGATGGTGGTGGCCGTGCTCCTCAACGGCCTTGTGTCGGTGGTCGGAGTGGCCGGCGGCTACTTCTTCAACGTGATCCTGCAAAACGGTACGCCCGGCGCGTATCTCGCCTCCTTCACCACCCTCGCCCAGCTGTCCGACCTATGGGCGGCCGAGCTTAAGGCCCTGGTGTTCGGCGCCATCGCGGCGATCGTCGCCTCGTACAAGGGACTGACCGCGAAGGGCGGGTCGAAGGGCGTTGGCGACGCCGTGAACCAGTCGGTGGTGATCACTTTCATGCTGCTTTTCGTGACGAACTTCGTGATGACCGCGGTGTACTTCCAGGTCGTTCCGCAGAGGGGTTGACCGATGCCGCTGATGAATCGTCTGCTGCTGGACCGGCTCGAGGAGCTGGGCGGCCAACTGTCCTTCTACGGACGCTCGCTGGCCTGGACCGGCCGCACCCTGCGCCGCTACAAGAAGGAGATCCTGCGTCTGCTCGCCGAGGTGAGCTTCGGTCGCGGGGCGCTGGCAGTCGTCGGCGGGACGGTCGGCGTCATCGCCTTCCTGTCCTTCTTCACCGGCACCGAGGTCGGCCTGCAGGGATACGCCGCGCTCAACCAGCTGGGCACCTCCAACTTCGTGGCGTTCCTGTCCGCGTACTTCAACACCCGTGAGATCGCCCCGCTGGTGGCCGGTCTCGCCCTGTCGGCGACGGTCGGGGCCGGGTTCACCGCCCAGCTCGGGGCCATGCGGATCAGCGAGGAGACCGACGCGCTGGAGGTGATGGGCGTCCCCTCGCTGCCGTTCCTGGTGACCACGCGCATGATCGCCGGCTTTGTCGCCGTCATCCCGCTGTATGTGATCGGGCTGCTGTCCTCGTACTTCGCGGCACGCACCATCACGACCGGCTACTACGGGCAGTCCGCGGGCACCTACGACCACTACTTCCAGCAGTATCTGCCGCCGGTCGACGTCCTGTGGTCCTTCGGCAA
It includes:
- the uraD gene encoding 2-oxo-4-hydroxy-4-carboxy-5-ureidoimidazoline decarboxylase, producing MTSSPLPGLARFNTSQDSAALAALHEVCASSAWGSKLLAQRPYATVEALFDASDAAMAELSAEDLAEAMAGHPPIGRPKPGDPTSSREQSGMAGAAEALKAEMLELNLAYQERFGHVFLICATGRTGEQMRDAVRERMSNSPEQEREIVRTELGKINRIRLTRLVAEGE
- the uraH gene encoding hydroxyisourate hydrolase, encoding MSTETTASVSTHILDTSVGRAAEGVAISLAARSGLDAEWVALGGSKTDADGRCKDLPALPETTTHVRLDFETEAYFANQPTKQAEAQQDAPRVRDSGAFFPEVAITFAVRPGEHYHVPLLLNPFGYSVYRGS
- a CDS encoding helix-turn-helix domain-containing protein; its protein translation is MTQPGDHPLFSAVKPLVDAMGAEILSPEQASPDDVVLAWEGEDVLAVRLPQLSDSLDHILAAMERRHGMPLSELDRKTKQLVVRTLEARGAFSVRHGVETVAGALGVSRFTVYNYLNRENAAKNG
- a CDS encoding 8-oxoguanine deaminase, with translation MAASRIVIENCAIATVDANDTEYASGYVVVADNRIESVGGGKAPADLENVARRIDGTGHLVTPGLVNTHHHFYQWITRGLATDHNLFNWLVALYPTWARIDEPMVRAAARGSLAMMARGGVTTAMDHHYVYPQGSGDLSGAIIGAASDMGVRFTLARGSMDRGKSDGGLPPDFAVESLEGALAATEATIDKHHDASFDAMTQIAVAPCSPFSVSTELLRQGAELARRKGVRLHTHGSETVEEEEFCKELFGMGPTDYFESTGWLGQDVWMAHCVHMNDSDIAAFARTGTGVAHCPSSNARLAAGIARVPDMLKAGVPVGLGVDGTASNESGELHTELRNALLINRLGAHREAALNARQALRLGTYGGAQVLGRADQIGSIEAGKLADLVLWKMDTLAHSSIADPVIALVFGAAAPVTLSLVNGKTVVEAGHLTTVDEDAIARSARDEAQRLARIAAQA
- a CDS encoding nucleobase:cation symporter-2 family protein, which encodes MAEQPRFHNDAGAAPDRKHPVDETLPPVKMFTSGLQHVAAMYAGVVAPPMIVGPAVGLSAKETAFLMGASLFTAGIATLLQTLGFWKVGARLPFVNGVSFAGVTPMIAIGKDRGADGITVIFGAIIVASVLGFVLTPYFSKLVRFFPPVVTGTVITLIGVSLLPVAFNWSQGGNSAAADYGSMKNIGMAALALVIVLALRKLLRGFLQQIAILLGLVVGTVIAVPMGMTSFDAMKNADVVGFPTPFHFGAPQFEIAAIVSMCIVMLVCMTESTADMLALGRIVDRPADRRIIEGGLRADTLGSAISPLFNGFMCSAFAQNIGLVAMTKVRSRFVVAAGGGILILLGLCPVAASVIALVPLPVLGGAGIVLFGSVAASGIQTLATAALEKGENALIVAAAVGIGLIPIAAPEFYHAFPKDALVVLDSGISTGCIVAIVLNLAFNHLGKKRSSEPSVVTATGSETVAVH
- a CDS encoding lytic transglycosylase domain-containing protein; protein product: MMTGRKMTGRKRRGVKATAVATAAMAALTASRASGSAAHASAPAQRPTPPPGQSVTGDTPYRTELPPLRARERGRDTDDGSAALVGGALPATVLAAYRQAESDLAGSAPGCRLRWQLLAAIGQVESGQARGGRVTADGTTVAPILGPRLDGNGFALIRDTDGGVHDGDTAYDRAVGPMQFIPSTWATWGSDGNGDGRSDPGNVYDAALSAGRYLCAGGRDLSDPHDLDLAILGYNHSAEYLRTVKAWFGYFLEGHRMVPDLGGSATRPAPEPSRPARPRPSASTAPARPAAPHDASPGPSSPTPSPSPSKTAPGGGPKPAEPVIPVPTSGVELPGDSVLPGAGSLAGNGQVG
- the pucL gene encoding factor-independent urate hydroxylase, coding for MPTILGQNQYGKAENRVVKITRDGDTHHIKDLNVSVALSGDMDDVHYSGSNANVLPTDTTKNTVYAFAKEYGIESAEQFGIHLARHFVTSQEPIHQARIRIEEYAWERIETSDNNSKFIGADEVKHSFVRKGQETRVTQITFDGEKWQVISGLKDLTVMNSTNSEFWGYVKDKYTTLPEAYDRILATEVSAKWRYSWSSDEERMPSWEKSYEQAKKHMLQAFAETYSLSLQQTLYQMGSRIINSRSEIDEIRFSLPNKHHFLVDLEPFGLKNDTADGAVYFAADRPYGLIEATILRDGVEPQIPVDMTNL
- a CDS encoding ABC transporter permease, which produces MSLSPTGALRHSGSLFAMALDVVRTFPRRPFQVREFIQQAWFIASVTILPTALVSIPFGAVIALQIGSLTRQLGAQSFSGAASVLAVLREASPIVTALLIAGAGGTAICADLGARKIREEIDAMQVLGIDPIHRLVVPRVLASMVVAVLLNGLVSVVGVAGGYFFNVILQNGTPGAYLASFTTLAQLSDLWAAELKALVFGAIAAIVASYKGLTAKGGSKGVGDAVNQSVVITFMLLFVTNFVMTAVYFQVVPQRG
- a CDS encoding sigma-70 family RNA polymerase sigma factor, with protein sequence MATDMPAYSGGPADTAAHERWQRAWSHREQLLKVARRRSMSMEDAEDAVHEAMLRAAENPHLDDERLGAWLTTVTMRLCVDRYRQVNREAEVRGSATLVPTGPVPVDEAVCDRAEAKWLAVRTDELPARQAQAIRLKSEDLDVGQVAHEMGLSYRTVESLLARARRTLRNTLAGTLALALWLCGRNRPRTGVNAQAVAVASTAATLVVAGFILPYAHDWDGPGAGPAPSKASDVRTPDHGRAEPSAAGTPAEAASGTTTSGTDAPGGTLPALPSLPEVTLPPLPPLSTPDVPEVPNVPDIPDVPEVPDVLEAPDVPLMTVAPEVTVPSVPEVPVTTPSASVPLATPSAPVSLPRP
- a CDS encoding chitosanase produces the protein MPTPHARTTRPLKFLPRVLLGVTLLAVPATAFAATSSEHTGQAPAAAAPAPAPAPAAIGLDDPAKKEIAMKLVSSAENSSLDWKAQYKYIEDIGDGRGYTAGIIGFCSGTGDMLDLVELYTERKPGNVLARYLPALRNVDGSDSHSGLDPNFTKDWKKAAQDAEFKKAQNDERDRVYFNPAVKRGKSDGIGVLGQFIYYDAIVMHGDGGDSTSFSNIRKKALAKAKTPAQGGDEKTYLNAFLDARVWAMKQEEAHEDTSRVDTAQRVFVKKNNFNLNTPLDWKVYGDSFHID
- a CDS encoding ABC transporter ATP-binding protein, producing MGVEICVEGLTKSFGHQVIWQDVSLTLPAGEVSVMLGPSGTGKSVFLKTLVGLLKPEAGAIRIAGTDITKLREHDLYEVRKQFGVLFQDGALFGSMNLYDNIAFPLREHTRKTESAIRQIVLEKMDMVGLIGAEEKLPGEISGGMRKRAGLARALVLDPEIILFDEPDSGLDPVRVAYLNQLIVDLNAQIDATFLIVTHDIASARQVPDNIGLLFRRELVMFGPREQLLTSDQPVVRQFLNGRMQGPIGMAEEKDAAQVEQELARLGDRDLRAPKGADEMTPRLLPSPGITRPPRWEAIARREAALHKVEVADA
- a CDS encoding ABC transporter permease, with the protein product MPLMNRLLLDRLEELGGQLSFYGRSLAWTGRTLRRYKKEILRLLAEVSFGRGALAVVGGTVGVIAFLSFFTGTEVGLQGYAALNQLGTSNFVAFLSAYFNTREIAPLVAGLALSATVGAGFTAQLGAMRISEETDALEVMGVPSLPFLVTTRMIAGFVAVIPLYVIGLLSSYFAARTITTGYYGQSAGTYDHYFQQYLPPVDVLWSFGKVIVFAVVIILVHCYYGYYASGGPAGVGVAVGRAVRTSIVAINILDFFLSLAIWGANTTVRIAG